DNA from Grus americana isolate bGruAme1 chromosome 6, bGruAme1.mat, whole genome shotgun sequence:
ATCCAGCATGTCGAATGTATCTTTGTAGTCCATATGCTGGCTGTTTGTACTGTACTGGTGATTGGCATCAGGACCGTTCTCCACTGGTTTCTTGTCCAGTTTCACGAGGGTGCTGAGATGTCCGTAGCCCACCTGGTATGTGacagggggaggagggggtaaGGGAAGGTTAAAAACAGAGTTGTGAGAGGATACATACTGCTTAACAGAGGAAGAACTAGATGAACTACCTGAACTTTTGGAACTTTTGCTCATTTTGGAGTGGTGGTTGTGAGAAGCATCGTTGCTGTGCAACTTCTTCCTTGAAGAGCCGGAACTAGAGGAATTGCCATCACTACTCAGGCCAACGGGACTCCTCAAAACAGTTGGTGTTAATCCATCAGCGCTATGCTTACTGCCGCCACTACTGCTGCCACCACTGTGTGAGTGGGAGTGCTTATGGCCAATGCCGTGGTGGCGATTTAAAGAGTgttctttgtgtttttccttaTGTTCCCTGCCAACGTGGGGACTTGAATGTTTACTTTTGCCGCTACCCTCATCCGACGAGCTGTGCCTTTCTGAGGAAGAcactttgattttcattttcagctcctCCTTACTGGTGCCCTTTTCTGTGGGGGGGATCGGTATGCGGAGTTTGAGCGAGCcgcccttttctttcttgtcagGCAAGTGTTTTTCAGGCTTCTCTGCATTTGCAATaggaattttcattttgatgggAGACGTAACAGAAGAactgctggctggctgtggctgCACATGTTTTTTATGCTGCTGTTCACCTGGGGTTGTGACGTAGTGTTCTCTCACATCCAGTTCAAGGGTTTCTAGTTTGCGCTTCTCTCTGTATTTatccaaagacattttctgagGAATGATTACAGGAGCAGCAACTTGTCCGTGGTGTTTGTTTCCTGACTTATGAGAATATTCCTGTTTGACAGTAGAATGCTCAGCAAGTTTGTCAGGTCTATGATGTACTCCAGAGTGCAACTGTACGGACGTACCTGGTTGGAAGCTCATATTGTACTGACTAGCAGGTAACGTCTCCTGTTTTTGAGAGTACATTTGTTCTGTCCTTGTTTGTTCTTGATGCTGAGGCCACTCCTGGTGCGATGCCAAACTGTATGAGGTACTTGGCATTCCTGTAGCTAGTATTGCCAAATTTTCAGGTGCATGACTGTCTGGAACAGAAATACTTCCTGAGGTCAGAGGTACCGGTGCAGGAAATGATGTTGATGGTTTTTGGAAACTTGTGTTTGCAGCTACACCAGTAACTGTATCCACCAAAATGGAATTCTGGACCAAAGATGAACCAAGCAGCGAGTTCTCGGATACCTGTCCATCACCTTTAGGTTTCTTAGCAGCCTGATTAGCCTaagcaaaaaggaaagacatGAGAAAACACACAGCTTAGAATACTTGTACATTCTAATTCAGCTCAAAGGTGAGGATGAGAGCTGACTCAAGGTTTCACCCCCTCCCAACCCAGCTACAGGAATAAAGAACAAATAAGATTAAGTTTTTCCCTTGGTTCACAATTCCCCTAGAAGTTCACCTCTTTTTGCTAGACACTGTGAGTGAGAAATTTCTTACCCGCCAATTTCTAATTCTCTTGAGCCTGCTAGGTGTTTTCTCCAGTATCTGCAGAAACTCATGAGTCAGCTCTGGGtagggaacaaaacaaaacaaaaagccacttCTTACATCTGATTCTGTAATAAGCAGGTTAAGCTTTAAGCATTTTTCTAGACTAACAGCACACAGCTTTTGCAGTACTTCCTACAGGCTGCACATGATTTGAAttgatatttaataaaaaattgttaGAGAAGCATTGAACACAAAAGGCTACAGTATATCACTGTGACAGACTTCTAATCACTACACACATTCCGAAAAACAGGTTCGAAtttaagcttttgtttttacCCTTGCAGAATTTGGATTTGTTACACCAAAAATTTCTAGAGAGATCTGTACAAAAAATAGCTCCTAAAATAACATACTTGCCATTCAGCTTGGGCATTTCCTGTATGAAGTTAAGTTTCCTTTAAAGTACAAGTTTCTAAGTCACTGTTTCAGTCATTCCACCGAACTTGAGGAACAACCAATAACAGCTCTGAATAAAACACAAGCCATCAGACCCTCTGAAGCactctgttttaaaacacagtttttgATTAATCTGTGTTCAAGGCGAAGTAGCTggctgtgttaaaaaaaatcctggcaaTTACTATGTCCACAAGGAAACGCAGGTGTCTCTGATTGTCAGCTGCaagtaaaaatactttccaCTGAAAGCTAATTTTAATCACAAGCTAAAAATAATTAGGGACAGTCAGAATTTAAATACAGAAGTAGATCTCTTGCAGGTCTGGAAGAACTGGCTTCTCTGGAACTCCGCAAGTTATAAACTAAGCTGCTCCCAAGAGCAAAACTGCCTCAGCACTTTGGTCTGCCCAAGTCTGTTACACACACCAGCCCCATAAATGCTGGAAGTATTAAGCAGTGTTCACCATGAGCTCACAATACACATCTTGTGGGATTTTACAAATCGGAACAATGCATGCCAGCCAAACACACAAAAGCAACAGCCAGATGAGAAGGAAGGCAGGGAGGTACTTGAAACTACAGATAAAACTTAAAGAAGCCTACTGAGACATGTCTGAACTTGCAGTTTCAAGCTCACTCTGGTTCTGTGCTTCACACATCTACTCAAGTTTTcacttccaaaaaaaccaaTATTGCCATTAAGAAATAGAAGCTCAGCAGAGGGAAGAAGCAGGCATGGGAGCTACGCTGGGCTGTCCCAAGCCTGGAGGCCTCCACCGCTCCtctgaaacaaatgtttcacTCTAAGCTAACGGCAAAGTCCAACACATTGATCTGAAAGCCCCAGGAGCTACCACCTCCACTACAGCAGCATGTGGAGGCCTGAAATTCAGACCCCACTGTAAGAAGTACTATTTCTAAAGATAGTAAACTTCTAGGTATGTGGTCTTCTAGGTGTAGgctttcttctggaaagaagCCATTTAACAAGAAAAACTTTTACAGGAGTTTGAGGTATCATATTGTTAACACAGAACTACCTTCATAAATATGCCATTTTTACATATAGCCTTAAGAACACTTGTTTCAGTGACAGAAACCGTAAACATGGACCAGTGATGTACATAAAATGATGAGGACTGCAAGGGTTTGCACTGGTAGATCTCCAGCTCTTTCCTGGTtctgaaaagcatttaagaGGAAGATTCTAACCTGCACATACAACAGGAATGTGGATTCCCCAGCCCACAGGATGGAATAAAAAGGGTCTCAAAACTAGGTTTGTCTTGCAAAGTTCTCCCCTCTCCCGTACCTTTCTGTCACCTGAGGATTTGGTATGTGAAGTCGATGAGACTTAATTTAGGCTTAAAGCTACGTGCTCTTACTATACTATGCTCCTACTTTTACGTTAATAAACCCTTGAATTTCGAGATGTGAAAAGGCAGCATTACTTACCATCTAGTAATTCTAGAGTAACGGAAGGATCTACATATTCCCACCAGTGTTTTCCATCAGTGGATACCGGAATCTCCCAGTTGGACCACTTGCAGGCCAAGTGAATGCACACACATGCTATCACTGTAGGCTTGTACTGAAGACAGAATGTAGTAAGGTGAAGACTGTTGCACAAATTTCGTAATGAGGAACCAAAGGAAATCAAACAtgtaaaacagaaaacccaaacaaatcaaCCATTAGCACAGAGAATAAGATAACTTGTCAAGCAACAGCAGTTAAACATTAGTTCACGGACCAATTTTTCTGATTAGGCTCATAAGATATGTTACTGCCTTAAGAAAACAGAGGACAGGGCATTTATCTGGtagaaaagtttaattttcttttgctacaaAAAGCACAGTGAACAGTAAAAACATTTACCAGTTATTCTACTGTACTTAAGTACTAAAAAGAAAGGAGTATAATATGGTCAGTTAAAATTCTACAGTAAAAGACATACAGCGGATTATGCAGTCTCTGAATGAGACAATTAGAAGAAGGTACCCAATAGTTCCTCAGAGGCCAAGTGAATTACTTGTGGACTTAGCTTTCACTAGGCCTGGCTTTAGatgtttattttccagctggcagcagcacaaagaCATTGGCTCAGTTTCACTGGTTATCACAGCTCTTCTTAACAGCTGTATCAAATACAGAACTTCGCCCATCAAGGAACCACCAAGAACGACTTATGTGGAAGAATTCTAATAACCAGCAGATAATTCCTTAAAAACTATCTACACGTAATGTAATCCTATTAAATAAAGCTCGAAGTTGTTTTGCAAGAAGTAAATTGAAGTCATTGAGAAATCAAGACTAAAGTCCGCTCTCAAATTCCATCCTTCTACAGCAGGCTACATATACAGAATCCCCATTTGGAATCCTAGAACTTTAAACTTATGTAaatacttaaattttaaaactatatATTAAGATTAAAGAGCTGTTTctaaaaaggaagaacattGGACTACTAGtctgtctgaaaagaaaaatcagctagTTGAAAAGATCTTAGACCCGCTACAATTTTATAAGTTAAGATTGGATCAATATATTTAAAGTTAAGAGAAAACTGCCATTAACTACAAGTGGAaactaaaaatagttttgtacTTACCAAGATGCTCGAATTTCTAGGTTAAGTATAGCTCTTTGTAATCTTTAGCTGCTATTCAGGCTACCAGTTTTAGACTTATGCACTCACAATCGAGAAAATGTCATCAGAAAGCACCACTACACTTCTCATTGTGCATTTAACCCCTCTGTGCCATCAGGCCCTTGTACAATACACCGCACTGCAAACAGGAAGGTACCACCACTGTAGATGGCCCAGTCTCCTGTTGCAACAAGGGTAAGACACATGTAGGGGGCCCTGCAGTAAAGGAAGCTATAGTGTGCTACAACAGTGCAACAAAGAGGTTCAGGATAACAACCTGTTGGTAGCCATGAAATAGGATGTCTGTGCCAAATCCTTGcttgctgtaagaaaaacaaaaacgGAGGGATTAAGTATATGCACAAACTTGTCAGGTTCACTccaaaattaaagcaattttacTGTCACAAAGCACCACTTGGTATTTTCACAGACCTGATCTGAATTTAGCTAACTAGCCTTTAACATCATCTTCCCCCAGATATGGCAGAGGCAATTACATTCAGTAACTGGAGACGGACCAATCGTTCCAGTCACTGACCCTCCCACCACACAACCCACAGGACAGCTTCCCTTTGCTCATCCACCCCGCAAACGCCTCACACATGAGCGCACTCTCTTCTAGGAATACctgcttcccctccctcacTTCCAGTTGACCCCTAGTGTAACCTCGGACTGCAGTAAGGCAGTCAGTAAAAGCCAATTCATAGCACAGTGCAAGTTCTGCTCTCAGAGAGGAGCATGGCAGGACGGCTGGAGAacatccctcccaccccagtACCTCCCCCAAAACAGTCACATCTCTCCCAGAGCCCTACAACACAGCAAGCTCCCAAGCCAGatggtaaaaaaaattaaacaagtttTCTGCTCCCTCTAATCGGGAGCACCGTACTCGTAACATTTTGTTCCACATCAGCAAAGCTTCAATAGGAAATGAACAATTTCATTTTAGctacagacaggaaaaaaagccccacacaAGACTGCAACGTGCCAGAAATGAAAAGCTAATGGCTTGGGCCGTTACAGCCATCTAGCACTGACCCCTACCAGTGAAACCCCAATGCTCCTCACTCAAGAAAGAGAACTTACTGTAACATGCATATAATGGAATAGCTGGGCACAATGGTTTTAACTGAAGATTGAATGCAGCCTTCATTGAATTCTTACTTTGACACTATCACTTGAAATCAGTGCTACCTGCAGAAAGCGTATTGTTGAATTTTATGTCAAAGGGAATATtgttaaacttttattttaataatagtCTCTCCATAAAGTTTGAGAAAGACTgcaatagcttttaaaatttaatttttaaaaagcatattaaaaatatgatttaactCAACTTCTAATGATTGCCAAAGAGTATAAATCAGATTTGTCTTTATGCTACAGTGCCAGGGAGTGCTGTAATCCAAGAATGTAGAAGTAGCAAGGTAACAGGATCCATTCCTACACACAAATTCTACTAATCCATAATAATCAAAAGGTGAACTGACAGTGTGACAGCATTATACTATAATATTTAGTTTGCAAACTATAGTGGCAACTGCATGCCAGATAACCATGGAATTCAaacttttcctctccctcccattAAAAAAAGGTCAGGCAGTAttacaaaaaaacagaaaaagtgaaatgaaattcttaacaaatgaaaacacagaatgaTTGAATAAGACTGAAATTTATGTCAtgctcttcatttttcaaagtaatGTTTAAAGGACTTTCAATGATTTCTATATTCTGTAAAGTTATAACATGTTTGAATTAAGGGATCAGACCAAGAAGTATCTCTACTCTCCCTGAAATGTCCCTTttgaacaaggaagaaaagcagatgcCAGAAAACTTCTGTTTAACATGAGCTTCAAAGTTGAGTAAATCAAAACACAtacctggaagaaaagaatCACATCTTGAAACACACATTTTAGCCTCAATCAAAAATTAATGTGCTAAATAACTTACCTATACTACAAGCAGTATGACACTGTTTCAACTTATTTACAGCTAAATAATCATCTTGCCAAAACAATCAAGAAGTTTCAGCTCACAACTAAAGCCTATGGTAACACAAGGCACAACTGAACACAACTGTCCCAAACTCTTCTCTTACATTTAGGACAGCTTTGGTTTAGTAGATTCCATCACTAAAATTAAAACTAACAAATTCTTGTTCATATATTTTGGTGTGTTATTTCCTTTATAATAATGGAAAGCACAtctccaaattaaaataatcttgaaGCAGAGGTTAAAACAAGCCAGAGCTTCTCTGTTACAGCTCACAAGTCGCAAGACTGATGACTGTGACGCCAGTTATATTTTATCATTCAGGAATGATTTAAAACACCCACCCTGTCTCACTGCTGCAGAAGCAACCATAAGGCAGGGGATTACTAAAGTAGTAATAAGATTTTGAAACAGGACTTGCTGTCTGATACACCTTCCAAAAGGCTACTGTCTCCAAGAAATTCCCAACtggaaaccaaaacactttttaCTGGGCACAACCAGTTCAACTGGTGCAATTCCAAGATATCCGAGTCTTTTCTTCAACATTAGGTTATCTTGGGTCTTGAGATAATCATGAAAATGTGGTTGCCAAGTCACCCTTAGGTGGGCAGTAGCTGTGCCCGGGACCCTGACACCATAGGTAAGCATTGCCCGGGAAGAGGAAGCTGCAGATAAGCCAGTCAACATCCAAAGAGAGGAAGCTTGCTGAAGTCCTTctgggcaaaaggaaaaaagccacagGCTCCGAGTGGAGCTATGCTGGTGGACACCTGCTGTATCTGGAaagggctggaggaggccaTGGTGTAGGCATTCAGGTCTGAGCAGTTCTGGTGGCTTTATGTTCTTGAAAGTATTTAAGCCTTGGGAACAGGCCTGTAAAAGCCTGAGGTGAAAGTTCAGAATGTGAAAACCGCCTGTAGCGGTGCAGGAGTACAGCTGGTGTTTAAGATCTTTCCGCACCACTTAGTATACTAAGATTTAAATTTTCCTCATCAGAATACCCTCCGAAAAAATAGATTCAGATTCATCTCCTCTTCCGCCGCCTTGTCTTTATCAGCCCAATTTAACCAATGGCAGCTGTGCACACAGATACTATAGTACGTTTGAAGAATGTGACAGTGCAATTTCCACAAAAGATTAGTAAGGATCATGGATGTTCAAGATACCTGATAACCTGTAGAGTAGCGAGAACAATCCTAGAAATCCTTGGGATCCATTCTTCAGTTCCACAAGAAGGTTGTGTACCAACACAGAAAGAGGAATGACTGAAGACTTCCCAAGATGGAGATGAGCATACAGATTCCTTCCCTTCAAGTTCCACCAGAAGCAGGCTGGGAACAGACTGATTTTGCACCAGAGCTTAAGAGGACCATGTCATGATTCCATGGTCTCGGCACTAGGGCAGTTTCACTGCTGATAGTTCATGCCAGTAAGGTAGTTTGACACCAGGAACaggttttggtggtgtttttgtctttttttctcctttttcttttttcttgtcttctctCTTCAGTTCTGGAACATACTTGGAATGACCACTGAAGCTTGCTGACAGGCCTTCACAGATCCATTGCCTCCAGATTTCTTAGAGGACCTGTGGGATCCTAAGGAATGATGGTCCTGTCTCCTCTTCTCAGTCTCTTGACACTGAGGAAGAATGGTGCAGAAAAAAGACTGAGCCTACACCATTTTCCTTGTCTACTATACTGACCAAACTGTAAAGACGGAACAATTTCATGAACCCATGAATCTTTGAAAACCAGAAGGAATAATTAGATACCTCATGCCTGAACATCCTAAGTCATTATGTATCCATTCAGTCACCTCTTACCTACAATGATCTGTAGTGTCTAACACtactttcagaaaagctttcaaTCTTAGAGATGAAGAATTCaactttttctttacttgtATGTTGAAGCAATTACGTTTATTTGCACCCATTTTCACTTACTAGCTCAGCTTTGGCTTCCAGGAATTGATTCTGGTATGCCACTACAAGACTAGACGGTCTCCTGACAAAGGACTTTGCTGAATCATTTTGAGCATCATCATCagaacctgatttttttttcttcattgtttttaagGGGCTAGCTTACAGATTAACACAGGTAACTGTGACAGCATAAGGCACGCTACCCTGGATGCAAGACAACAAAAAGTGATACAGAGAATCAGCCATCCTCTTAGCcacttaatttttaagtttAGCCAGCAAAAGTTTGAGGGACCAGGGCATCTTCTCACCACATGGCGATTCAGTGCACACATGGTAAACCAAACCCTTAAGTACACTTGCATACCTCAGCTACCTTTGCTGTCTCTTTTGATGCTTAGTCAGCCACATTACAtgcctcccttccttctccccccaaACATACAGGTGAAGGTTTTAATCATAATAGTCTTGGATAAGTTAATCACCTCTAATAAAAAAAGGTATCTCTTTGCCTTCTGAAATAGTGCTTTTTGTCCAAGAAGTCACATCACCAGAACCGGATGAAGCGATCTTGCATTTAACTTCTCGGTCAATCCCTTTAGCACTAAAGGTTTAACACTGACAAGCCttagaaatattctgaaagcTTTGGGACTTGATATTTAAGCATTGCATCTATTCAGTAAAACACCACACTGTCCAATGGACAAAGgttaagaaagaaagagtgaaCACTAAAATCATACCACTGCATCTTTGAAGATCTATCACTGTGTCAAAAACAAGACTAATGTTCCATGGCAATTATTCTCTACTTACCTGACTTGCATGCATGACTACAGATTTCACACTCAATGGTTTTAATTTATGGATTAGTTTgttgtggggtgggtttttcttagtttttgtttttaatacaggGTACTCAAACCTTGTGTTCACAGCCTATACTGGCCCTAGGAGAGGCATATGCTGACAAGAATTCCATTTGCATACACACATACTAAGGAGCACACCTACTCCAGTGACTAAGTTTTCAAGCTTCAGATGTATTATATTCACTTTGTACCAGTCCTTGAGGTACATGGATTTTCAGCCCTCACTAAAGTCTTCAGATTTCAAGAACTGGTATAATTTTGGATTCTAAGTATCTTGTTAAACTGTGCTGACGTTAAATACTAGCtacaaaatgtcaaaattaaaaaatagcatgtACCTTCAATGTATGCTACAAAAATAGCATGCTTACACAGGAGAAAGCTGAACTGTCTTAGAGTGGTATCTACCCTTGACTAAAGGAAATAAAGTCTGTGTAGCAGTACATCTTTCTTGTAAGTTCGAGTCAAATACACTTGCTAACGTGGAAATCCTGATGCAGCTACAATTCTGCCTGCTacccctccccacagccccaaaCACTGAGCAGAAGCGCAGAGGCTCAcacaaaacagtgaaatatGTGCTCACGTTTATATTGACCAACAGCTAAGAAAATCCAAAGCAAAACCCTATAGACTGTTGAGACATTAGGCACAATTAGACATATGCACCGAGTCACAATCAAATCtggacagaaagcaaagaatcGTTATCTTATAGCAAGAATAGCAATAACGCTACTTTATATGCAAGTAAGTTGCACACAGCACCAGTCATACTCAGAACCAAACTCTGAAGACACTACACCAGTATGCTACTTTAaaatgaggaaggagagagacttTTCCCTCAAAGAACAACTTTAATTCTAGAATTACTACAAACAGATCTATTGAACATGATTAAGTTGCACTGAACTCTCCtgtattttacagagaaaaaacccaaaattctGAAGCAtttaactttgcatttttcagtgcaaCAACAGCTAATGACTAAAGATTAACAACCATGGTCTAATCATTTCCAAACACGTTTTAATTAAGGGACATAATTAAAgtgaaaagcttattttaagtgctttttcaACTGACCCCTAATTTTTTCATCCTCCATCTtatgagaagattttttttttcctgttttaaagctCCAAAGGAAACCAATTTAAGAATTAAAGAAGGTGTGCCAAAATTCAACATGAAAgattaaagaacaaaacaggTTTCTAGCTACAGTCACATTAATCAGCTGCACACAAATTAGAGGATATGACTGTTTAACAAAAGGTTTAGGGTTTTGTGCTACCATCCAAAACAAATAAGTATACCCTGCTCCAGAAAAAGAACTAGTTCCATCTTAAAGTATTTACATGAGAGAGTACACCTGCTATACGCTCTCTTTATCCCTCAGTTCATTACCTAAAAAGATTTGCTAAGCAAAAAGCTAGCATTAGCCACCAACCAATATGCAGACTAAACTTTACTTGGTAAAACTACTTTAGAGTGCAAACAATCAACCCAGCACAATACTAAGTAGTTGGCTATATCAGTTTTCAACTACTAACTGCTTCTGTCATTTAAGAAAACATGGAATAGACATTATTAAAATCAAAGCtaataagcaaaaaaattacGAAGGACAGAAAACCGGACTCCTTATCAGATTCTAAAGGTTAAGATCGAGCTTTTAGTAATTAGTTTTAAACAAACTCGATAACATAGTTGATAAAGATCATATTAGACAAATAACATCACCTTCAAATTTTACTAGAAAGGTAAAAAAGGACTTACAGAAGCGGTTAAAAGTCACTGACCTCTCACTAATTGCGTACATTTCACAACATCTGTGTGCGGATGTTCAATGGTAATCTCAAAACCTGAAGAGTTAAGAGTACATTTTAGAACTATACACTTCCAtctgttaaataaaaaactaaacccccttcctttccccacaGACCTAAAATGCTTGCTAAACCTTTACACTAAAGATCAAGTAACACTGTTTAACTGCCTTTTATTATGCACTTTTTCATACATTTGAATGGTAGATGGTATAGCCATTTCAAGATCAAttagtaaaacatttcttcagtaaTCTCAAGtcctaaatatatatatctactTGggaatttaatgtatttttaaagttgaaCATATCTGAACAGTTTCTGGTACATTAGTAACTCAGTAAAGCTATACTACAGATACACTGAAATACtcgtgtgtgcatgcacatttTAATCATTGATTTCTGGAACTTAAACTAAGTCAATTTGTAGGTCAGTGACTTAAACCTTTGTTTATGATACTAACTTAAGAATTAGGTCACTActgttaagctttttttttttttaaacaatatactCAAAGTGGTATTTAAGAATATGTAAGTCAGTGTTCTCAGGCCTGCTAGCTATAATTGTCTCTGTTACTTTACAGTCAGAAGAGTTTATCAGAACATTCCACTTCAAATTTTAGAATCACCTGAATCCATTAAATGGTTACACTATGACTTGTGACGTTCAGAGGTAGTAACCCCTGCTCAATTATATAATGTTCTTCTACTGAAAGGCAAAACCGGGAAGAGCGTTTGGGCTAAAGCTCTTCCCAATCGCTTCAGAACACACACACAGCTAACCTAGTATAACATGTTACCTTAGATGAAGAAATATCAACATAGTTACTACTTTGGAGTAAAATCTGTTTGGAAGGATACACATTTCTACGCCATCAAACTGTCAGAAACATCTATTTCACAAGTATAGATATGACATTTTTCTCCAGAGAACACAATAGAACTGCTAATATGAAACTAAATTCACAGGTCAAAAATTCTATACAAAAATAGTACAATTCTAGTGTACCAATAACACATCAAAAATCCAGTTACTTGGGCCCCATTACTCCTTCACAGTAAGCTGGCTGCACAGGAGATATTTAGAAAGACGTACCTAAAGTTTGAAGCATTATTGTTTCAAGTATAACCAGCTCTTGGGCTTGCTGAAGGTATGCCTgaaacaaataagcaaacagGTCAAGACGTAGCTATCTATTGCCTCAACATTTCAATCACACACTTCCAATTTGAATACTGGTACTAGCAACACAAGTTAAGACCACTTAAGTTAGAACTGACAACTCGGGACACCTCATTGTAGTAATACTTTCTTCTTCCAGTATAAGTGTTAGTGCAAATTCAGTTAGACCAGCCTAACCATCTTTCACAGTAAGCTTT
Protein-coding regions in this window:
- the CCNT2 gene encoding cyclin-T2 isoform X3, with protein sequence MHRFYMHHSFTKFNRNIISPTALFLAAKVEEQPRKLEHVIKVAHACLHPQEPQLDTKSDAYLQQAQELVILETIMLQTLGFEITIEHPHTDVVKCTQLVRASKDLAQTSYFMATNSLHLTTFCLQYKPTVIACVCIHLACKWSNWEIPVSTDGKHWWEYVDPSVTLELLDELTHEFLQILEKTPSRLKRIRNWRANQAAKKPKGDGQVSENSLLGSSLVQNSILVDTVTGVAANTSFQKPSTSFPAPVPLTSGSISVPDSHAPENLAILATGMPSTSYSLASHQEWPQHQEQTRTEQMYSQKQETLPASQYNMSFQPGTSVQLHSGVHHRPDKLAEHSTVKQEYSHKSGNKHHGQVAAPVIIPQKMSLDKYREKRKLETLELDVREHYVTTPGEQQHKKHVQPQPASSSSVTSPIKMKIPIANAEKPEKHLPDKKEKGGSLKLRIPIPPTEKGTSKEELKMKIKVSSSERHSSSDEGSGKSKHSSPHVGREHKEKHKEHSLNRHHGIGHKHSHSHSGGSSSGGSKHSADGLTPTVLRSPVGLSSDGNSSSSGSSRKKLHSNDASHNHHSKMSKSSKSSGSSSSSSSVKQYVSSHNSVFNLPLPPPPPVTYQVGYGHLSTLVKLDKKPVENGPDANHQYSTNSQHMDYKDTFDMLDSLLSAQGMNM
- the CCNT2 gene encoding cyclin-T2 isoform X1; amino-acid sequence: MESGGEGPGAALPPAGGAAEGGGGGGSVMAAVGSGAGSSARGGGGSSTASRWFFSREQLENTPSRRSGVEADKELSYRQQAANLIQDMGQRLNVSQLTINTAIVYMHRFYMHHSFTKFNRNIISPTALFLAAKVEEQPRKLEHVIKVAHACLHPQEPQLDTKSDAYLQQAQELVILETIMLQTLGFEITIEHPHTDVVKCTQLVRASKDLAQTSYFMATNSLHLTTFCLQYKPTVIACVCIHLACKWSNWEIPVSTDGKHWWEYVDPSVTLELLDELTHEFLQILEKTPSRLKRIRNWRANQAAKKPKGDGQVSENSLLGSSLVQNSILVDTVTGVAANTSFQKPSTSFPAPVPLTSGSISVPDSHAPENLAILATGMPSTSYSLASHQEWPQHQEQTRTEQMYSQKQETLPASQYNMSFQPGTSVQLHSGVHHRPDKLAEHSTVKQEYSHKSGNKHHGQVAAPVIIPQKMSLDKYREKRKLETLELDVREHYVTTPGEQQHKKHVQPQPASSSSVTSPIKMKIPIANAEKPEKHLPDKKEKGGSLKLRIPIPPTEKGTSKEELKMKIKVSSSERHSSSDEGSGKSKHSSPHVGREHKEKHKEHSLNRHHGIGHKHSHSHSGGSSSGGSKHSADGLTPTVLRSPVGLSSDGNSSSSGSSRKKLHSNDASHNHHSKMSKSSKSSGSSSSSSSVKQYVSSHNSVFNLPLPPPPPVTYQVGYGHLSTLVKLDKKPVENGPDANHQYSTNSQHMDYKDTFDMLDSLLSAQGMNM
- the CCNT2 gene encoding cyclin-T2 isoform X4, coding for MKLFEHLCYAPSSWNDIEAYLQQAQELVILETIMLQTLGFEITIEHPHTDVVKCTQLVRASKDLAQTSYFMATNSLHLTTFCLQYKPTVIACVCIHLACKWSNWEIPVSTDGKHWWEYVDPSVTLELLDELTHEFLQILEKTPSRLKRIRNWRANQAAKKPKGDGQVSENSLLGSSLVQNSILVDTVTGVAANTSFQKPSTSFPAPVPLTSGSISVPDSHAPENLAILATGMPSTSYSLASHQEWPQHQEQTRTEQMYSQKQETLPASQYNMSFQPGTSVQLHSGVHHRPDKLAEHSTVKQEYSHKSGNKHHGQVAAPVIIPQKMSLDKYREKRKLETLELDVREHYVTTPGEQQHKKHVQPQPASSSSVTSPIKMKIPIANAEKPEKHLPDKKEKGGSLKLRIPIPPTEKGTSKEELKMKIKVSSSERHSSSDEGSGKSKHSSPHVGREHKEKHKEHSLNRHHGIGHKHSHSHSGGSSSGGSKHSADGLTPTVLRSPVGLSSDGNSSSSGSSRKKLHSNDASHNHHSKMSKSSKSSGSSSSSSSVKQYVSSHNSVFNLPLPPPPPVTYQVGYGHLSTLVKLDKKPVENGPDANHQYSTNSQHMDYKDTFDMLDSLLSAQGMNM
- the CCNT2 gene encoding cyclin-T2 isoform X7 codes for the protein MATNSLHLTTFCLQYKPTVIACVCIHLACKWSNWEIPVSTDGKHWWEYVDPSVTLELLDELTHEFLQILEKTPSRLKRIRNWRANQAAKKPKGDGQVSENSLLGSSLVQNSILVDTVTGVAANTSFQKPSTSFPAPVPLTSGSISVPDSHAPENLAILATGMPSTSYSLASHQEWPQHQEQTRTEQMYSQKQETLPASQYNMSFQPGTSVQLHSGVHHRPDKLAEHSTVKQEYSHKSGNKHHGQVAAPVIIPQKMSLDKYREKRKLETLELDVREHYVTTPGEQQHKKHVQPQPASSSSVTSPIKMKIPIANAEKPEKHLPDKKEKGGSLKLRIPIPPTEKGTSKEELKMKIKVSSSERHSSSDEGSGKSKHSSPHVGREHKEKHKEHSLNRHHGIGHKHSHSHSGGSSSGGSKHSADGLTPTVLRSPVGLSSDGNSSSSGSSRKKLHSNDASHNHHSKMSKSSKSSGSSSSSSSVKQYVSSHNSVFNLPLPPPPPVTYQVGYGHLSTLVKLDKKPVENGPDANHQYSTNSQHMDYKDTFDMLDSLLSAQGMNM